The genomic interval TGGAAGTTCTTCACCAGGGCGCCGGTCTCGTCCTCGGTGAGGTCGCCGCGCTCGATGAGGGAGTCGGTGTAGAGCTTGCGGACGGAGGGGCGGTCCTTGATGAGGTTGTACATGAGCGGCTGCGTCATGGCCGGGTCGTCGCCCTCGTTGTGGCCGCGCCGGCGGTAGCAGATCATGTCGATGACCACGTCGCGGTGGAACTTCTCGCGGTAGGCGAAGGCGATCTCGGCGACCCGCACGCAGGCCTCGGGGTCGTCGCCGTTGACGTGGAAGACCGGCAGCTGCGTGGTCTTCGCGGCGTCGCTCGAGTAGAACGAGGAGCGCGAGGAGTCCGGCAGCGTGGTGAAGCCGATCTGGTTGTTGATGATCACGTGGACGGTGCCGCCCGTGCGGTAGCCGCGCAGCTCCGAGAGGTTCAGGGTCTCGGTGACCACGCCCTGGCCGGCGAAGGCCGCGTCGCCGTGGATGAGGATGGGCAGCACCGGGAAGTCGGTGACCCGCTCGAGCTGGTCCTGCTTGGCGCGCACGATGCCCTCGAGCACGGGGTTCGCGGCCTCGAGGTGCGAGGGGTTCGCCGCGAGGTACACCTTGGTGGTGGTGCCGTCCTCGGCGGTGTACGTGCCCTCGGTGCCCAGGTGGTACTTGACGTCTCCCGAGCCCAGGCCGCCCGAGGAGCCGTCGAACTCCTGGAAGATCTGGCCGAAGCTCTTGCCGGCCAGGTTCGAGAGCACGTTGAGGCGGCCGCGGTGGGCCATGCCGATGCAGACCTCCGCGATGTCGCCATGGGCGGCGTCGGAGAGGATCGAGTCCAGCAGCGGGATGACGGACTCGCCGCCCTCGAGGCTGAAGCGCTTCTGGCCCACGAACTTGGTCTGCAGGAACGTCTCGAACGCCTCGGCGGCGTTGAGGCGGTCCATGATGTGGGTGACCTGGTCCTTGTCGTACTGCTTCTTGGGTGACTCGAACTGCTCCTGGATCCAGAGGCGCTCCTCCGGATCGGCGATGTGCATGTACTCCACGCCCACGGTGCGGCAGTAGGCGTCGCGCAGGATCCCGAGGATGTCGCGGAGGGTGGCCTCCTTGCGGCCACCGAGCCCGCGGGTCGGGAAGGTGCGGTCCAGGTCCCACAGGGTGAGGCCGTAGGTCTGCACGTCGAGGTCGGGGTGGGTGCGCACGCGGTACTGCAGCGGGTCCGTGTCGGCCATCAGATGGCCGCGCACGCGGAAGGCATGGATGAGATCCATGACGTGCGCGAGCTTCTCGGCCTCGGTGTCGTGCAGCGGGTTGTCGGCGATCCAGCGCACGGGCTCGTAGGGGATCCGCAGCGAGGCGAAGACGCGGTCGTAGAAGCCATCCTTGCCCAGGAGCTTGTCGGCCATCTTCTTGAGGAACTCGCCGGAGGCGGCGCCCTGGATGATCCGGTGGTCGTAGGTCGAGGTCAGCGTCATGACCTTCGAGACCGCGAGCTCGGCCAGGGTGGCCTGGCTCGCGCCCTGGAACTGCGCCGGGTAGTCCATCGCGCCGACGCCGACGATCGTGCCCTGGCCGGACATCAGGCGCGGGATCGAGTGGACGGTGCCGATGCCGCCGGGGTTCGTGAGGGTCACGGTGGTGCCGGTGAAGTCGTCCATCGTGAGCTTGCCGGCGCGGGCGCGCTTGACGATCTCCTCGTAGCTCGCCCAGAAGGTGAAGAAGTCCAGCTGCTGCGCGGCCTTGATCGAGGGCACCACGAGGGAGCGCGAGCCGTCGGGACGGGGCATGTCGATCGCGAGGCCGAAGTTCACGTCCTCGCGCTGGAGCAGGAGCGGCTTGCCCTTCTCGTCGACGTCGAAGCCGTTGTTCATGTCGGGCATCTCGGTGATGGCCTCGACCATGGCCCAGCCGATGAGGTGGGTGAAGGAGACCTTGCCGCGGCGGTTCCGCTTGAGGTGGTTGTTGATGACGATGCGGTTGTCGAACAGCAGCTTGACCGGCACGTCGCGCACGGACGTCGCCGTCGGCACCGTGAGCGACTCGTCCATGTTCCGCACCACCGCGGCGGCCGGGCCGCGCAGCTTGGTCGGGACGGGCTCGGTGAACTCGCGCTCGGGGATGGTCGAGCTCGGGGTGGTGGACCGCATCGGCCGGTCGGAGGTGTCGGAGACCTTCGCGGCGGGAGCGTCGTTCACGGCAGGGGAGTCCTTCGCAGAAGAGGGTGCGGACGGGGAGGCATCGGCGGGTGCGGAGCGGGAGGCGCCGTCGGACGCGGGCTTCGAGGTCGCCTCGGGCGCCGGGGCCGGCGCGGTCTTCGGGGCCTTCGCCGCGGGGGCGGGCTCCTCGGCGGCGGGAGCAGCAGCCGTGGAGGCCGGCGCGGGGTCGGGCGCGGGCTTCGTCGCCTGCGCGGCCGCGGGGGGCTGCTCCGAGGGTGCCGACTGCTCGGCGGGAGCGGGAGAGGCCTCGCCGGAGGACGACGGGGACTCGGACGACGATGCGGGAGCGCTCGGGGTCTGCTGCGTGCGTGAGCGGAAGAACTCTGCCCAGCTCGGATCGACGCTCGAGGGGTCGGCCTTCCACTGCTCGTGGAGCTCGTCCACCAGCCACTGGTTGGGCCCGAACTCGGGCTCCTCGTCAACGGAATCGGAGAGGGGTGTCTTCTGTGACACTCTGCGATCGCCAACCTTCATGAAAATCGAATGGAGCGGACTCGTCCACCCTAACCGAGGGGAGGGGTCCCCGCGCCCATGAAGTGGGCATCCGCGCACCGATGACGGAGGGGTAGATCACCTCTGGTGCGAGGGGCCGGAGCCGACGGTCCCCGGAGGCCGCGGCGACCGCGGACGCGGGGCTCAGCGATCGGGGAGCGTCAGGCGTATCGCCGAGGAGCGATCCGGGTCCGTGTGCGGCCGCGGATCGTCGATCACCTGGATCCGACCGCCGTGCAGCTCGACCGCCCAGCGGGCGATCGCCAGGCCCAGTCCGGTGCCGCCCGAGCCGTCGTCGGTGCCCCCGCCGTGCTGGAAGCGCTCGAAGACGCGCTCGCGGTCGGCGCGGGCGATGCCCGGGCCCTCGTCCCGCACCTCGATGAGCACGCCGTCGTCGGCCGCGGTGCGCTCGGCGCGCACGCGCACCCTGCCGTCAGGCGGGGAGTGGCGGGAGGCGTTGTCCAGGAGGTTCGCGATGACCTGGCGGATGCGGGCGGCGTCGGCCGCGGCGGTGAGGTCGGCCGGGTCGACCTCGACGACCCAGCGCAGCTCGCGACCGCGGGCCCGGGCGCCCAGATCCGCGGCGTCGACCGCCTCGTGCAGGAACGGGGTGAGGGCGACCTGCTCGACGTCGATGTCGATCACGCCGGCATCGATCCGCGAGAGGTCCAGGAGGTCGTCGACGAGGTCGGAGAGCCGCTCGGTCTCCCCGAGCGCGACCTCGAGCGCGGCCGGATCGGGGTCGGTGACCCCGTCCACGATGTTCTCGAGCTGGGCGCGCAGCCCCGCCACGGGCGTGCGCAGCTCGTGCGAGACGTTCGCCACGAGGTCGCGCCGCACCTTGTCGGTGACCTGCAGCTCGGTGGCCATGCGGGTGAACGCCTCGGCGAGCTGGCCCACCTCGTCGCGGCTCGAGGCCTCGATGCGCTGGGAGTAGTCGCCGCGGGCCATGGCGCGCGCGGCCCGGGTCATCTGGCGCAGCGGGGAGGTCATGCCGCGCGCGAGGACCTGGGTGACCGCGAGCGCCGCGAGCACCACGAGCGGCAGGGTGAGCAGGGGATGCAGGTTCGCGGCGAGGCTCAGCCAGGTGAGCACCACGGCCACGATGACGCTCACGGCGACCAGCACGCCGAGCTTGACCTTGAACGAGCGCAGCTGGTCCAGAGGCCGCACCTCGAGGTTCTCGAGCGACTCCTGGACCGCCGCGCGGCTCGGGCGTCTCAGGAGGACCGCCCCGACCCGTCGGCCCCGAGCCCGTCGGGCTCCGGCTCGTCCTCGTCGTCCGGCAGCTCGAGCGCGTAGCCGACGCCGTGGACGGTGCGCACGAGGTCCGCGCCGAGCTTGCGGCGCAGCGCCTTCACATGGGAGTCGACCGTGCGGGTGCCCGTCGCGTCGACCCAGTCCCAGACGTCCGCGAGCAGCTGCTCGCGGGTGAGCACGGTGCCGGGCGCGTTCGCCAGGCACAGCAGCAGATCGAACTCGGTGGGGGTGAGGTGCGCGGGCGCGCCGGCACGGGTGACGCGGTGCGCGGCGCGGTCGATGACCAGGTCGCCCAGCTGCAGCACGGCGGCCGCCTCGCCGGCGCCCCCGGTCCCGACGTCGGGGGTCGACGAGGCGCGGCGCACCCGGCGCAGCAGCGCCTTCAGCCGCGCCACGAGCTCGCGCATCGAGAAGGGCTTGGTCATGTAGTCGTCGGCCCCGACGCCGAGGCCCACGAGCATGTCGGTCTCGTCGTCGCGCGCGGTGAGCATGAGCACGGGGACCGGGTCCTCCGCCTGGATCCGGCGGCACACCTCGAGGCCGTCGAAGCCCGGGAGCATCACGTCCAGGACCACGACGTCGGGCGCGGCCTCGCGCACGGCGGCGACGCCGGAGGGGCCGTCGAGCGCGGTCGAGACCTCCCAGCCCTCGGCGGTCAGGCGGTCGGCGATCGCGCGGGTGATGGTGGGCTCGTCCTCGACGACGACCACGCGGGTCGGGCGGCTCGCGCTCTCGGTCTCGGCAGGCTTCGACATGGCGTCACTGTATCCGCGCGGTCCTGCACACGGCCCCGTCGGACCCTGGACGCTCCCTGCGCCCGCGCGCACGCGCTCCTATACACTCGGTGCCACTATGAGCGATTCGCCCGTGCCGAGTACCGGCGCGCGCACCCGGACGGACACTGTGCCGCGGATGCGCGCCCTCCCCGCCCGTGGGGAGATCACCCGATGACCTGGATCCTG from Brachybacterium kimchii carries:
- a CDS encoding multifunctional oxoglutarate decarboxylase/oxoglutarate dehydrogenase thiamine pyrophosphate-binding subunit/dihydrolipoyllysine-residue succinyltransferase subunit, translated to MSQKTPLSDSVDEEPEFGPNQWLVDELHEQWKADPSSVDPSWAEFFRSRTQQTPSAPASSSESPSSSGEASPAPAEQSAPSEQPPAAAQATKPAPDPAPASTAAAPAAEEPAPAAKAPKTAPAPAPEATSKPASDGASRSAPADASPSAPSSAKDSPAVNDAPAAKVSDTSDRPMRSTTPSSTIPEREFTEPVPTKLRGPAAAVVRNMDESLTVPTATSVRDVPVKLLFDNRIVINNHLKRNRRGKVSFTHLIGWAMVEAITEMPDMNNGFDVDEKGKPLLLQREDVNFGLAIDMPRPDGSRSLVVPSIKAAQQLDFFTFWASYEEIVKRARAGKLTMDDFTGTTVTLTNPGGIGTVHSIPRLMSGQGTIVGVGAMDYPAQFQGASQATLAELAVSKVMTLTSTYDHRIIQGAASGEFLKKMADKLLGKDGFYDRVFASLRIPYEPVRWIADNPLHDTEAEKLAHVMDLIHAFRVRGHLMADTDPLQYRVRTHPDLDVQTYGLTLWDLDRTFPTRGLGGRKEATLRDILGILRDAYCRTVGVEYMHIADPEERLWIQEQFESPKKQYDKDQVTHIMDRLNAAEAFETFLQTKFVGQKRFSLEGGESVIPLLDSILSDAAHGDIAEVCIGMAHRGRLNVLSNLAGKSFGQIFQEFDGSSGGLGSGDVKYHLGTEGTYTAEDGTTTKVYLAANPSHLEAANPVLEGIVRAKQDQLERVTDFPVLPILIHGDAAFAGQGVVTETLNLSELRGYRTGGTVHVIINNQIGFTTLPDSSRSSFYSSDAAKTTQLPVFHVNGDDPEACVRVAEIAFAYREKFHRDVVIDMICYRRRGHNEGDDPAMTQPLMYNLIKDRPSVRKLYTDSLIERGDLTEDETGALVKNFQQHLDQAFADARNASSEADPKNSVQGLDLPSSQHTGEIVVPSATAVSASVLERIGDAHMAAPEGFTVYPKLTGLLEKRQEMSRTGGIDWAYGELLAFGSLLMEGTRVRLAGQDSRRGTFVQRHSVLIDSLNQDTFTPLLHLSEDQARFNVYDSSLSEFAALGFEYGYSVESPNALVLWEAQFGDFVDGAQTIIDEFVSSSEQKWGQQSSVVMLLPHGYDGQGPDHSSARIERFLVLCAEENMRVAMPSTPASYFHLLRRQARTEPRKPLIVFTPKSMLRNKAAVSSVEDFTSGTFEPVLPDPTVEPSKAKKVLLTSGKFYWELVAAREKQGIDDVAIVRLEQYYPLPEEELRETLSAYPDADLVWVQEEPLNQGAWGFMALNFPAAVGRTLQVVARPASASPATGSAKTHKAEQETLVAQALQN
- a CDS encoding HAMP domain-containing sensor histidine kinase, which gives rise to MRPLDQLRSFKVKLGVLVAVSVIVAVVLTWLSLAANLHPLLTLPLVVLAALAVTQVLARGMTSPLRQMTRAARAMARGDYSQRIEASSRDEVGQLAEAFTRMATELQVTDKVRRDLVANVSHELRTPVAGLRAQLENIVDGVTDPDPAALEVALGETERLSDLVDDLLDLSRIDAGVIDIDVEQVALTPFLHEAVDAADLGARARGRELRWVVEVDPADLTAAADAARIRQVIANLLDNASRHSPPDGRVRVRAERTAADDGVLIEVRDEGPGIARADRERVFERFQHGGGTDDGSGGTGLGLAIARWAVELHGGRIQVIDDPRPHTDPDRSSAIRLTLPDR
- a CDS encoding response regulator transcription factor, coding for MSKPAETESASRPTRVVVVEDEPTITRAIADRLTAEGWEVSTALDGPSGVAAVREAAPDVVVLDVMLPGFDGLEVCRRIQAEDPVPVLMLTARDDETDMLVGLGVGADDYMTKPFSMRELVARLKALLRRVRRASSTPDVGTGGAGEAAAVLQLGDLVIDRAAHRVTRAGAPAHLTPTEFDLLLCLANAPGTVLTREQLLADVWDWVDATGTRTVDSHVKALRRKLGADLVRTVHGVGYALELPDDEDEPEPDGLGADGSGRSS